One genomic region from Mauremys reevesii isolate NIE-2019 linkage group 7, ASM1616193v1, whole genome shotgun sequence encodes:
- the MRPS25 gene encoding 28S ribosomal protein S25, mitochondrial → MPMKGRFPIRRTLQYLAQGELVFKSAVKVMTVNYNTRGELSEGARKFVFFNIPQIQYKNPWVQIMMFKNMTPSPFLRFYLDSGEQVLVDVEDKSNKEIVEHVKKILGKSEETLQKEEQEKKKLYHPATFGPKKYHLRECMCEIEGQIPCPGLVPLPKEMTGKYKAAMKENATP, encoded by the exons atgccgATGAAGGGCCGGTTCCCCATCCGCAGGACCCTGCAGTACCTGGCCCAGGGGGAGCTCGTCTTCAAGAGCGCGGTGAAGGTGATGACTGTGAACTACAACACCAGGGGGGAGCTGAGCGAGGGGGCCAG GAAATTTGTGTTTTTCAACATCCCTCAGATTCAGTACAAAAACCCCTGGGTCCAGATCATGATGTTCAAGAACATGACCCCTTCGCCCTTTCTCCGGTTCTATTTAG ACAGTGGAGAGCAAGTCTTGGTTGATGTGGaagataaaagcaacaaagagataGTGGAGCATGTTAAAAAAATCTTGGGTAAAAGCGA GGAAACACTACAAaaagaggagcaagagaaaaaGAAGCTCTATCATCCTGCAACCTTTGGACCCAAAAAATATCACCTGCGTGAATGTATGTGTGAAATTGAAGGCCAGATTCCCTGCCCTGGTCTAGTACCGCTGCCTAAAGAGATGACTGGCAAATATAAAGCTGCCATGAAGGAAAACGCCACACCCTGA